One Bacteroidales bacterium genomic window, TTGCACCCAAAAATGCTTATGTGAGTTTGAGAAGGAAAAAGCAATTTGCCATGCTGCAGCCCGCAACCAAAACCCGCTTTGAAGTTGGAATTAATCTCAAGGGGCAGGAACCAAAAGGCAAACTGGAGGAAATAAAGACGTCAAATGCAATGTGTTCGCACAAAATTAATCTAAGCGATACTAATAGCATCGATGCAGAAGTTATAAGCTGGATAAAAACTGCCTACGACAACGCAGGGTAAAAGAACTTGCCAACCTAATGAAGTACAAAGAGATCACAATACAAATCGCTGAAGACGAAAGCCTGCGGGAAAAACTGATGGCTGTGCTCCTCGGCATTGGCTACGACAGTTTCATGGAAACCGAAAAATCCATTGCCGCTTACATTGAAATCAATCTGTTTGACGCGAACAAGCTACAGGATATTTTACAGGATTTTAAGGGAAAAGCAGTAATCGAAAAAACTGAGGATTTAGCCGATCAGAACTGGAACGCTATCTGGGAAAGTGGTTATGAGCCAGTAGTTATTGAAAACAAATGCATGATAAGAGCGCCTTTTCATGCGAAACCAACAGGGATGGAGTTTGATGTTGTGATCCAGCCCAAGATGTCGTTTGGCACTGCCCACCATGGCACAACCTATCTGATGATCCAATTGATACTTGAAAACGATTTCAAAGGCAAACGTGTTTTGGACATGGGTTCGGGAACCGGGGTGCTGGCTATCATAACTTTAATGAAAGGCGCTGCACAAGCTGTGGCCATTGATAATGATGAATGGGCCTACAACAATGCAATAGAAAATTGCGAATTAAACGGAATTAAAAATATTGACGTTATCTTTGGTGACGCATCAGCAATACCGGGAGGGACATATAATGTAGTGCTGGCGAATATCAACCGCAACATTTTACTTGATGATATTCAGCATTATAATCTATATCTCGAAGAAGGTTCCATGATTTACCTGAGCGGTTTTTACGAACCGGATCTGAAAATCATCATTGCTGAAGCCGAAAAATCTGGCTGGAATTTTGTTGAACATAGACTTCGAAACGAGTGGGTCGCGGCTATTTTCAGGAAAGGATAAAAGCCGCCAGGATCAGCTTAAAGAGAGACGTTAAATATGATCAAACGAATTGCAGGGATTTTTCTTCTTGGTTTTTTTTCTTTATCGCCCATATGGCTTGTTGCCCAGGATTCTGCTGCTTTTTCCTACGATCCTGCATTGTTTGTCGCTGAACTTGAGGTATTGCTCAAACAGGCACCAGCGCGGCATCGTCAGGCTGCTGCTACTTTGATGAGCAATATCAGGCAGGGGTTCAACACTGGCTTGATTGGTTCTGATCAGCAACAGACAATGATTACTATGGCTAACCAAATGTATACGGTTGGGCTGAAACCTTTCCCACATTATTTTGCATATTTCTCCGCTTCCATGGCTTTCCAAGAAAAATACACCAGCAAGGAGCAATTCATTGATTGGAACAAAAGTGTTTCAAAACTCGTTAGCGGGAGAAATGAAAAAAGCATCCAGGATTTTCTAGAAAAAAGTGAAGTGTATTTTAAAGAAGGTGTTTTGTTCCGATCCAACTCGGTGCAATGGCGTATCTTTGACTCAGATTGGGCCATGACTTCTGATAGCCTTCCGGGTTTTGTTTTTCGTGACGCAAATTTGCGGTGTTATGCCAATCGCGACAGCATGAGCATTTTAAATGCTTCCGGTTCATATTATCCTGTACAAAACGAATGGGTCGGCACAAAAGGCAGGATAAACTGGGAAAATTCAGGTTATGCAGCCGACCAGGTGTATGCTGATTTTACCTTCTACAACATCTTGCTTACAAATTCTTCCTTCACCGCCGACTCGGCGTTAATGCACTTTCCCGAATATTTTAACCGTGCGTTGCCAGGTAGCGTCAATCACAGGGTAGTGGCCGGAGGCACCCAGGCTGCAGGCACTTATCCACGATTTAGTTCCCACAATGTTTTCCTTGAAGTGCGCAATATTTTTCAGGATATTGATTATATGGGAGGTTTCGGGCTTGAAGGCAACCGCGTTGTTGGTTTTGGTAAGAACCGCAACAATGCTGTGGTCACAATCAGGAAAAGCGGTGAACCAATCGTGAAATTAGAGTCTTACAGTTTTATCATCCGAAACGACAGGATCACAGCACAACGGGCGGCCTTTTGCTTATTTTTAGAAAATGATTCGATCTATCATCCTGGTTTACAAATGCGTTACCTGCATTCTGAAAGGGAATTGATGCTGCTCCGGACCGGCGATGGCCTTGCCCAAAGTCCATATTTTAATTCCTATCATCAGCTCGACATGATTTTTGAGGCATTGTACTGGAAACTCGATGAAGATGAAATGACTTTCGGTGCGATGCTGGGTTTAAGCCGCGAGAGCGAAGCCACTTTTGAATCTGATAATTTCTTTACGAAGCAGCGATTCAACAGTATCCAGGGCGCTGATGCAAGGCATCCCCTGATTTTGATCAATGGATTTATCCAGGGTTTAGGGTCCAATGTGTTTTACCATGAGGAGCTTGCCACACACTTGAATCTGAGTATTACCCAGGTTAGCGCCATGCTGATTTCGCTTGCGAACCGTGGTTTCCTGCAATACTCGCCCGATGATGGAAAGGTAGTAGTGAAGGATCGCACCCATCATTATATTGATGCCATCAACGATCGCTCAGATTATGATGTGATCCGTGTTCAGTCGAAAGTGGAAGGTTTGGTAAATGCGAGATTGAATCTTAAAACATTTGATCTTGATATTTTTGGTGTTCCGGAAGTGTATCTGAGCAATACGCAGAAAGTATTTATTTACCCCGGGAACCAACAGATCAGGTTGAAGAAGGGAATGGATTTTCTTTTTCAAGGCCGCATAAATGCCGGATATTTTGAATTTTATGCAAAAGAATGTGCTTTTGTTTATGATGAATTCAAACTCAACCTTACCCAAATTGACTCACTGAGCTTCCAGGTTCCGGTTCAACAGGATATCAAAGTGTTCGAAGAAAAGCTCGAAAGGGTAAAAACAGTAATTTCAAATATTAGCGGCGATTTATTAATTGATGATCCCAATAATAAATCTGGTCGTAAATCCTTTCCGCGCTACCCAATATTTGACTCAAAAAATGATGCATATGTTTATTTTGATGAACCGCATATTCAGGGCGGCGTTTATCAGCGTGATAGCTTTTATTATCACGTTATGCCTTTTACAATTGATAGTCTTACCAATTTCACTACGGTGGGAATGAGCTTCAATGGTTACCTGGTTTCCGGTAATATTTTCCCGAATATTGAAGAACCTTTGCGTGTGCAACCAGATTATTCACTCGGGTTCACAAAACAATTCAGTGATACCGGCTTACCTATATACAATGGCACAGCCAAAGCATTTGTTGATTTATCGCTTAGTCATCAGGGCCTGAGAGGAGGAGGCCGGGTCCAATTCCAGACGTCTGTTTCTCACTCAGAGGATTTCGTTTTTCATCCCGATAAGATGATCGCCCAGCTTGGTGAGTTTGACCTCGAAGAAGCCATTGGCGTTATCTCAAATCCGGCTGTAGTTGCGAAAGGTGTGCAGCAAGAATGGGTTCCAGGTGAAGACGTGATGCATTTGCGGACCATCGAGAACGTTCCGTTTGAGATGTACAATAATCAAGTGGTTCACAAAGGCACGCTCATTTATAGTTCCGACGGCCTTTTTGGTTCGGGTGAACTTACGTTTGGCAATGCAGTGTTCAATTCTGTGGATTTTAACTTTCAGCAAAGTCAGTTTGGAGCCGATAGCAGCGCTTTCATTTTAAAAACAACGGGGGCAGATACCGCTTTCAGGGCTTCTGCCTACGATTTTCAGTATGATCTGGAACTCAATCAGGGACGGTTCAGCAGTAAAGACACAGCATCTATGCTTGAGTTTCCGCTTAATCAATATGCTGGCTTTATGAACTCATTTCGTTGGGAAGCTGATTATGAAGAAATGTTTTATAGCAATGAAGCATCATTACAGGAACCATTTGCGCCTGGAGAGGTTTTTCCTGATCCATCGGATTTGGAAAATTCTCCGGTGAATTTTATTTCCCTTCATCCCGATCAGGATTCTTTGAGGTTTGCCGCCGGTGCTGCCCGCTTCGACCTGCGTGAATATTTGCTTGAAATCCAGGAAGTGCCATTCATTGAAGTGGCCGATGCCATTATTTCACCCATTGACGGCAAGGTTGGCATTTCAAGAAATGCAGAAATGCGGCCTTTGCAGGGCGCTAATCTCGTTGCCAGCAAAACAAACCGGAATCACAGTCTTTACAATGCAACCGTCGTAATCATTGGCCGGAGTGATTACAGCGCCACAGGCGTGTACGACTACACCGACGATTTTGGCAAAACACAGGCGGTGCTTTTTAACCGCATCGCAGTAGATAGTGTTGGAAGTACCTATGGTTTGGCGCATATCTCCGATCTTGGATTTTCCCTCAGCCCATTCTTCGACTTTATCGGCAACATACGCTTTGATGCTGACAAGAAGGAATTCTATTACGATGGAGGTTTCCGGATCAGACATGTATGCAGTGAAATAAATCCTCACTGGATCATATTTAACGGTGAGGTAAATAAACAGAATATCTTTTTACCGGTAGCTGACACCCTTGTTGATGTGCACGGTGAAGAACTGTCAGCTTCTGTGTTTTTCAGTTTGATTGACAACAAGGTTTATTCAGGTTTCCTGCAAGGCAGGCAGCATCTATCAGATATTCCTTTGTTTTCACGACACGGGTACATCAGCTATGATGCAGAATCGCAAAATTATCACGTAGGCACAATCACGGGTGATAGCGTGTTTGATCAGTCATCCGGCCTGCTCACGCTCAATGTTGACCGATGCATTTTAAGCGGGGAAGGTGAAATCACTTTTGGTCAGAACTTCGAACGTGTGAGTATGTTCACTGCAGGCAAACTGAATCATTATATGCTGCCCGACTCAACGGTTTTCGAGCTTTTCAGCGTGATTGATTTCTTTTTTAGTTCCGATGCCCTTGAATTCCTTAACCAGGCTTTGACACAGGCGAACTTGACGGGTTTAGATCCCGGTAATCCACTTTTCAGCGATGGCCTGCGACTGATGTTGGGTGAAACAGACGCGCAAAGGTTATTGTCAGAACTCAATCTTTACGGCACTTTCAGAAAGTTTCCAAAGGAATTGTCGCAAACCCTTATCCTCGGCGATCTAAACCTGAAATGGAATAATACCACCCGTTCCTTTACCAGCTTTGGCCCGATTGGAATTGCTACACTTAACAATCAGCTTGTGAACCGTTACGTTGATGGGCACATTGAATTGGTCAGGCGCCGGACCGGAGACGCACTTACTATTTATCTTCAACCAAATGCCAACGAATGGTATTTTTTCAGTTACACTGGTGGCATCATGCAGGCAATTTCGTCGAATGAAGAGTTTAATAACCTGGTGATGAACCTGAAGGAAGACAAGCGGACACTCAAAACCCGCGGCAGCGACGAAACCTATCAATTCATTATTTCAACAACGCAAGAACGCAATGCTTTTTTAAGAAGAATGCGGGGCAATTAGCACACTTACAAAATGCCAGAACTTAACCTTATAATGCTAGCCATCGCGGCTTATCTTCTTGGTTCTATACCCACAGCGGTTTGGGTCGGAAAAACATTTTATAATCTTGATGTGCGAACCCAGGGCAGTGGCAATGCGGGCGCAACAAATACTATCAGGGTGCTAGGGTGGAAAGCCGGTGTGCCGGTGTTACTGTTTGACGTTTTTAAATCCTGGCTTGCCGTAAAACTGCCAATAATCTTTTCCACCGGATTAGAAGGTAACATGCTCATAAACTTTCAGTTGCTGCTTGGTGCAATTGCTGTTACCGGACATATTTTCCCTGTATTTGCAGGCTTTAAAGGGGGAAAAGGAGTTGCTTCAATTACCGGGATTGTGATCGCGCTTTTCCCTGCTACCTTCTTTATTGTTATGGGCATTTTCACACTTATATTGTTACTATCCGGGTATGTGTCGCTTGCTTCTATTTTGAGCGCTATCACTTTTCCATTTATCGCAATTTTTGTTATCAGGGTTGATCATCCAGCACTAATGGTTTTTTCAATTCTGGTTGGCCTAGTCGTTCCCCTCATGCATAGGAAAAACATTAAAAGATTGCTGAACGGCACGGAGTCCAAATTCATTTACCGGAACAAAAGCTGACATTATCCCTTATTTTTGTCCGCATTAATTTGATTTGCTGGCTCTTAAACTTACTGAACCACTTTTGCAAAAGTGCTGGATCAAAGCTTCATTTGCATTGTTAACGGAGAGTTGAAAAATATTTCAGCTTTAAGCTGATATTTTATTCTTTGTGGTTGATAATTTCGTTTAACTTTGTTCAGTTATCAACCCGAAAATCGTTAGAAATGAAATTCATCGTATCCAGTACAGTTCTATTAAGAAACCTGCAAGCCATCAGTGGCGTTCTTGGTTCGAGCAGCGCACTTCCAATTTTAGAAAACTTTTTATTCGAGCTTGAAGACAGCTCTTTACGTGTAACTGCCAGTGATCTGGAAACTACCATGACGGTGTCCATCCCCCTTTCAATGACTGAAGAAGGTGGAATTATTGCCGTACCTGCAAAAATTTTACTTGAAACCCTCAAGACTCTTCCTGATGTGCCGGTTACATTTTCAGTGAGTTCTTTGGGCGACAGAATTATTGAACTTAAGACCGGAGAAGGAAAGTATAAACTGGCAGGCCAGGATGGCGGAAGTTTCCCCAAACCTCCAATAATGGAGAATGTCACAACACTGAATGTTGATTCTACCCTGTTGGCGGATGCTATAAGCAAAACAATATTTGCAACCGGAAGCGACGAACTGCGCCCTGTAATGTCAGGTGTTTTCTGCGAGTTCACACCCGATGATCTCACTTTTGTTGCTACCGATGCACATAAGCTAGTCCGCTATAAACGCACTGATGCGAAAGCCGATGATTCTGCTTCATTTATACTCCCCCGGAAACCGCTTAATCAGCTTAAAGGTCTGCTTGCCACAGAAGAAGTTCCAGTAAAACTTGAGTATAACGAAACCAATGCATCTTTCACTTTCAGGAATCTCTTACTTGTTTGTCGCCTGATTGAAGGCCGTTATCCAAACTACGAGGCTGTGATTCCCCGCGATAATCCAAATCGCCTGGTTATTGACCGCTTAACTTTTCTAAACTCCATCCGCAGGGTTTCTATTTTTGCCAATCAGTCAACCCACCAGGTGAGGCTTACAATTTCCGGACAGGAATTACATTTGGCTGCTGAAGATATTGACTTTGCAAACGAGGCCCGTGAGCGTCTGGCTTGCAGTTATGAAGGACAGGATATGGAGATCGGGTTTAACTCCCGTTTCCTCGCTGAAATGCTTAATAACATTGATTCTCCGGAGATTAGCCTTGAAATGTCGGAACCAAACCGCGCCGGAATCCTGCGCCCGGTAAATAACGAAAATGAACACGAAGATATCCTGATGCTTGTTATGCCGGTAATGCTTGCATGATGATCCGGATCAGGAAATAGAATAAAATAGAATGATTCTACGTTAATAGCATAAATCAGTGCTATGATTTCTTTTGGAACGGGTCGGAAGCTGCTCATGCAGCGTATTAACATTTTACTCACATTTAGGACGGCTTTAACAGTTTTGTTGCTGCTCTTCATGGCTTCATGTGATCTCGAAATGCTCAAGCCTACCCTCAAAGTACCTGTTACAACAAAAATTGATTTTCATATTGATTCATTGCGTTTTAAATCTGAACTGATTTTGATGCATGAAGAAACCATCAATTTGGATATTGATAGCCTTATCAGGCATTATGATGGAAACCCTGATCTGATAAAGAATGCAGTGATTAAATCTGTTACACTAACGGTTCTTGAACCTGAAGATGTGGAATTAAGTTTCCTTGAAAGTTCTACGGTTTCAGTTTCTACCCCGTCTTTTGAAGAGGTGGTTGTTGCAACTGCAGCCAATGATTCCTTGTCAGCAAGAGAAATAACATATATTCTTACTAATGAAGCTGGCAATGTTCTTCAACTCCTCTCCACTGAAGATGACCTTACTATCAGGATTTACGGTTTGTTTGCCGAACCACTTCCTGTAAGTACTGTTGATTTACTCATGGAGATCCAATGGGAGGTTGCCGTAGATCCTTTTTGATCATGGTTGTTCTACCAAAAGAGCGGCAAAATATCCAATGGATCACTAAGACCCAATCCTGCTCACGTTCACAGCTTGCCGGGTGGGTTTCGTTTCAATATCGTATGTCACCTTATCTTCTTCTTCCAGAGGTCCTGAAACGTTATCTATCATGAACATGATCCGACTGTCATCCATTTCCTGGATGTAACCGATACCTTCTTCGTGGTCGATTGTTCTTACAATTCCTTCGTACATAATGTTGGGGTTTTAAAAATTGGTTGTAAATGTATTAAAAAAGCCCCCGATATGGAGGCTTTCTTTCAAAAAAATATAATCAATTTAAACCGGAATAAATAATACTATCATAGAATCGGACCGGAAGCAACAAGGCGCTTACCTTCTTCTGTATCGGTATATTTGGCAAAATTATCAATGAATTTCTTTGCCAGCACCAGCGCTTTCTGATCCCATTCTTCGGGGTTTACATAAGTGTTTCGCGGATCCAGGATATCAGGATTTACTCCCTCAAGCTTGGTTGGAACTTCAAGGTTAAAATAAGCTATCTTTTTGGTAGGCGCTTTATCAATACTTCCGTCAAGAATTGCATCAATAATTCCGCGTGTGTCCTTAATAGATATCCGCTTTCCGCTTCCATTCCAGCCCGTATTTACAAGATAGGCTTTGGCTCCGGAAGCTTCCATCCGTTTAACTAGTTCAACTGCATATTTTGTTGGATGTAGAGCCAGGAATGCATTTCCGAAGCAGGCTGAAAAAGTTGGCTGGGGTGTAGTTACACCGAGCTCAGTTCCTGCAAGTTTAGCAGTAAAGCCCGACAGGAAGTGATATTCAGTCTGGTCTGGAGTAAGTTTTGAAACCGGAGGCAAAACACCAAAAGCATCAGCGGTGAGGAAAATCACCGAGGTCGCATGTCCAGCCTTTGAAACTGGTTTTACAATATTGTCAATATGATAAATAGGGTAGGACACCCTTGTGTTTTCAGTCTTGGAAGCGTCAGCAAAGTCAATGGAACCGTCGGCCCGTACAACGCAGTTTTCGAGCAAAGCATCGCGGCGGATCGCATTAAAAATATCTGGCTCATTTTCCTGGCTTAGATTGATGCATTTGGCATAACAACCACCTTCGAAATTAAACACGCCATCATCATCCCAACCATGCTCGTCATCACCAATAAGGGCGCGCTTCGGATCGGCTGAAAGTGTTGTTTTGCCGGTTCCTGAAAGCCCGAAGAAAATGGCGACATCTCCTTTTTTACCAACATTGGCCGAGCAATGCATGCTTGCTATTCCTTTTAGTGGTAGATAATAGTTCATCATCGTAAAGATGCCTTTTTTCATTTCGCCACCATACCACGAACCGCCAATGAGTTGCATTCTTTCAGTAAGGTTAAAAACAACAAAGTTCTCCGAATTCATGCCGTGTTCCTGCCAGTTCGGATTGGTGAGCCGTGCAGTATTGATCGAGATAAAGTCTGGCTTAAATGATTTTAGTTCTTCCTCGCTGGGACGGATAAACATATTTTTAACAAAATGGGCTTGCCAAGCCACCCGCATAATAAATCTGACATTAAGCCGGGTTTCGGGATTGGCGCCGCAATAGGCATCAACAACGTATAATTTCTTGTCCGACAATTGCCTGGAAACCAAATTCCTTAGATAGTTCCAAATTTCAGGTTTAAGAGGCCTGTTGTCGTTCTTTCCCTGGGTTGACCACCACACTGTATCTTTGGAAGTTTCATCATAAACAATGAACTTATCTTTTGGCGAGCGGCCGGTGAACTTTCCGGTGTCAACATTAATAGCACCGGTATCGGTGAGCATTCCTTTTTCAAAGCCTTCGAGTGTTGGATCGGTTTCATGTTTGAAAAGTTCCTCGTAGGATGGGTTGTAATAGATTTCATTTACATCGGTGATCCCATAGGATTCCAGATCTGCCTGAATCTGTTTGAGCTTGTTGTCCATGAAGTTTTATTTTGTAATTAATAAAAAGGATGTGCAAAAATACAATAATCAGCATGTGAAAAAAGAAAAGCAGCCTGAATAAATCAGGCTGCTTTCAAAATGCATGAGACGCTTAATTTTCTATTTTTTCTTTTTTGCGCTTTTCTTGATCTTTTTAACCACCTTGCCTTCTTTCTTTTCCATTTTTTCTCTAACCGCAGCCTGAGCAGCAGACAGCCTTGCAATAGGTACGCGGTAAGGTGAACAGCTCACATAATCCATGCCTACCATGTGACAGAATGCTACTGAATTAGGTTCGCCACCATGCTCGCCACAAATACCAACTTTGAGTTTCTTCTTTGTTTTGCGACCCTTTTTCACGGCCATTTCAACCAATTGGCCGACACCTTCGCGGTCGAGAACCTGGAAAGGATCATGCTTGAGCAAGCCTTTGGCAAGATAAACCGGAAGGAATTTGCCGGCATCATCGCGCGAATAACCAAAAGTCATCTGCGTGAGATCGTTGGTTCCGAACGAAAAGAATTCGGCTGATTCGGCAATGCGATCGGCAGTAAGGGCTGCACGTGGCACCTCGATCATGGTTCCAACAAGGTAGTCAATACGCTCGTTGCGTTCGGCAAATACCTGCTCAACCGTTTCACGGACAATTTTTTCCTGTAAACGCATCTCTTCAAGCGTACCGGTAAGCGGGATCATAATTTCAGGAATAGCCCTGATTCCTTTTGCTTTCAGGTTCAATGCGGCTTCAATAATGGCGCGGGCCTGCATTTCGCTGATTTCAGGATAGGTGTTTCCAAGCCGGCATCCGCGATGCCCAAGCATCGGATTGAATTCATGCAACTCATCCACTTTGGATTTCACTTGTTCAACACTGATGCCCATTTCCTTCGCCATTTCTTTTTGATTGGCTTCTTCATGCGGCACAAACTCATGCAAAGGCGGGTCGAGTAAGCGAACCGTTACCGGCAAATCGTGCATTGCTTCAAAGATGCCTTCAAAATCTTCACGTTGGATTGGCAGCAGTTTTTCGAGCGCTTTGCGTCGTCCGGATTCATCGGAAGCCAGGATCATTTCACGCATGGCTTTGATGCGGTCAC contains:
- the prmA gene encoding 50S ribosomal protein L11 methyltransferase, producing MKYKEITIQIAEDESLREKLMAVLLGIGYDSFMETEKSIAAYIEINLFDANKLQDILQDFKGKAVIEKTEDLADQNWNAIWESGYEPVVIENKCMIRAPFHAKPTGMEFDVVIQPKMSFGTAHHGTTYLMIQLILENDFKGKRVLDMGSGTGVLAIITLMKGAAQAVAIDNDEWAYNNAIENCELNGIKNIDVIFGDASAIPGGTYNVVLANINRNILLDDIQHYNLYLEEGSMIYLSGFYEPDLKIIIAEAEKSGWNFVEHRLRNEWVAAIFRKG
- the plsY gene encoding glycerol-3-phosphate 1-O-acyltransferase PlsY, whose protein sequence is MPELNLIMLAIAAYLLGSIPTAVWVGKTFYNLDVRTQGSGNAGATNTIRVLGWKAGVPVLLFDVFKSWLAVKLPIIFSTGLEGNMLINFQLLLGAIAVTGHIFPVFAGFKGGKGVASITGIVIALFPATFFIVMGIFTLILLLSGYVSLASILSAITFPFIAIFVIRVDHPALMVFSILVGLVVPLMHRKNIKRLLNGTESKFIYRNKS
- the dnaN gene encoding DNA polymerase III subunit beta gives rise to the protein MKFIVSSTVLLRNLQAISGVLGSSSALPILENFLFELEDSSLRVTASDLETTMTVSIPLSMTEEGGIIAVPAKILLETLKTLPDVPVTFSVSSLGDRIIELKTGEGKYKLAGQDGGSFPKPPIMENVTTLNVDSTLLADAISKTIFATGSDELRPVMSGVFCEFTPDDLTFVATDAHKLVRYKRTDAKADDSASFILPRKPLNQLKGLLATEEVPVKLEYNETNASFTFRNLLLVCRLIEGRYPNYEAVIPRDNPNRLVIDRLTFLNSIRRVSIFANQSTHQVRLTISGQELHLAAEDIDFANEARERLACSYEGQDMEIGFNSRFLAEMLNNIDSPEISLEMSEPNRAGILRPVNNENEHEDILMLVMPVMLA
- the pckA gene encoding phosphoenolpyruvate carboxykinase (ATP), whose product is MDNKLKQIQADLESYGITDVNEIYYNPSYEELFKHETDPTLEGFEKGMLTDTGAINVDTGKFTGRSPKDKFIVYDETSKDTVWWSTQGKNDNRPLKPEIWNYLRNLVSRQLSDKKLYVVDAYCGANPETRLNVRFIMRVAWQAHFVKNMFIRPSEEELKSFKPDFISINTARLTNPNWQEHGMNSENFVVFNLTERMQLIGGSWYGGEMKKGIFTMMNYYLPLKGIASMHCSANVGKKGDVAIFFGLSGTGKTTLSADPKRALIGDDEHGWDDDGVFNFEGGCYAKCINLSQENEPDIFNAIRRDALLENCVVRADGSIDFADASKTENTRVSYPIYHIDNIVKPVSKAGHATSVIFLTADAFGVLPPVSKLTPDQTEYHFLSGFTAKLAGTELGVTTPQPTFSACFGNAFLALHPTKYAVELVKRMEASGAKAYLVNTGWNGSGKRISIKDTRGIIDAILDGSIDKAPTKKIAYFNLEVPTKLEGVNPDILDPRNTYVNPEEWDQKALVLAKKFIDNFAKYTDTEEGKRLVASGPIL